A region from the Rhodamnia argentea isolate NSW1041297 chromosome 7, ASM2092103v1, whole genome shotgun sequence genome encodes:
- the LOC115734606 gene encoding uncharacterized protein LOC115734606 isoform X2: protein MPGNGVGDRDHNFFGQENLSHGQGRLEAVDRNWPGLSNNFLAGSQRQSGFPLNPDLKNYTVQQSDIDARHGTSFQVSHGLSFTQPNLQPEFNGSPFQNMPSLNGYIQGHHFFPAGQNEANLLGVDTESGQHNLGSRGLPVLDSQQGRDTELQKRNPAKSLNAENPVNFQLLGRQEHMGVHHPAVLQSFQGQQTSISDMQLLQQQLMLKQLQDSQRQQLQQQEILRKSSPNHLLSLAKPALTNHSSMPLNGIPVNDGSNYSWQPGLSANANWVQRGAPAGVQGSSGNLALSAEQGQGLRTMGLVSQQVDQSIYGVPHAGFRENPTQISQIEVDNSAMQRISSHVHSFSGSLYSSLQDQGSVQDGTMVPRQSEDVGHGLSSGFNSNNLRQANSPQGNAAMEELHGRQEFARLSEGTRGKSSSSVVPSEDVATLDPTEERILFGADDSVWGAFSAGTNTVAAGFNIGDNTGFHSGFPSVQSGSWSALMQSALAETSSDNQIDQEEWSSLSGQNVRTSNRNSKPLTPNDGMRQQSAWSNNIMHSTSPSSRPLQLSDNVAKSGGSSGASRLWQSDLGASQGQSENMRTDSSEKFENFQADSQRVINDFADGNRLFERSHLQRHSSEGSQVCGNVSNASDAEGKKIISGSWTDPQGMFSSNHGDRHSRPNGWNVIDSTLPVEHANTKSHPREYSLMSFQDDNLNRRMHEEVGHEVAISRPDKVPAMTLEHVKSDHRQDSTVETAGISNLSNRRDTGESPQQLPKSYGFDLWRPVDSTVKSKGSEVEGNNRNNMDRSVQVSESLVNNTRRDMENSDKKDNLAGGFRLNTSLRSTGTFGNNVWKDAGESRNSREDKQNQFGRGAHSQRPAGIHKFQYHPMGNLDVDSESAYGTNHFALSRPMVQQVCGEIRSPVPGQVGHSNFMDRADRSSAGMAKVDPKGGEAVLKGTSVYTSDRVPPLERSVGTPSNNNAQSSQKMLELLHKVDLSREHGVASRFSSSDRNEANESETSDGSISHLQQNQSPSSQGFGLQLAPPSQWLKNSDRPLDSQSSSPALTPQGAFPYPREMGLSSLASTSLIQSASFRGTPQGEYRSNAPSTLGQSSSRASPSNIEGNFGVPINQRLPFPRSHLQDQRAGAGGGTGHSICTSSDGFPLHPRGTDISGDGAQLSQSDLPSDPNMSASASKTNNAFAAEGGRLYTARQAHSGLSQQFNPFEAVSSSQSSVNFGFPQQVPSSKVLPNLWNGSSNQQQLLSSVPGNDNLRLLESHLKSNSKVESSYSGTSSGKLEGLVPEEQAGRECSSEIPDRVQSSLQVNEALTKHVSDASLPKPASSQGEIEAFGRYLKPNDFVNRKYSLLHQVQATKSAEADFDHDERSAKRLKGPENSLDSQPVSLKGEKHVSHGYGPPVVENSAGHTPVLSGDTAMLSFSVKPGDNRGIAEASPDIATFQRNEMQSSSTSSNLAAIRGDHPNISPQMAPSWFEQYATLKNGQVLQTYDARRMAAFGASPLGGVCNSMAPSSTTSEHHSLPPEDMASKMLMKRKKRKHTMCGILSWHKEVAEGARSIQDVRVAEAEWAMAANMLVEKVDSEGDMNEDGLPMRRPKRRLSLTTQLMQLTFRPPPAVFLTADAASQYENVAYFTSRLTLGDACGIISCSSSVPVVSPISENSLFKITKEAEHPGDERFAKAVEELVGRTRSLENELSRLDKRSSIVDLRVECQDLEKFSVINRFAKFHGRGQVDGTGTSSSDASSALKVCPQRYVTALPIPRNLPDRVQCLPL from the exons ATGCCTGGCAACGGAGTTGGAGACAGGGATCAcaatttttttggccaagaaAACTTATCCCATGGTCAGGGTCGCCTGGAGGCTGTGGACAGGAACTGGCCAGGACTAAGTAACAATTTCTTGGCTGGGAGCCAGAGACAAAGTGGGTTTCCTCTTAATCCTGATTTAAAGAATTACACTGTGCAGCAATCAG ATATTGATGCACGGCATGGGACTTCTTTCCAGGTGTCACATGGCTTGAGTTTTACACAGCCAAACTTGCAGCCTGAATTTAATGGAAGCCCATTCCAAAACATGCCATCTTTGAATGGCTATATACAAGGGCATCATTTTTTTCCAGCTGGCCAGAATGAAGCAAACTTGTTGGGCGTGGACACAGAATCTGGTCAGCACAATTTGGGATCTAGGGGCTTGCCTGTTCTTGATTCCCAGCAAGGGAGAGACACTGAGCTTCAAAAAAGGAATCCTGCAAAGTCTCTAAATGCTGAAAATCCTGTCAATTTTCAGCTTTTGGGACGTCAAGAGCATATGGGAGTTCATCATCCTGCAGTCTTGCAATCTTTTCAGGGCCAACAAACTAGTATTAGTGACATGCAGCTGCTGCAGCAACAACTGATGCTCAAGCAATTACAAGATTCTCAAAGGCAGCAGCTACAGCAACAAGAAATTTTGAGAAAGAGTTCCCCGAATCACCTTTTATCTTTGGCTAAACCTGCTTTGACAAACCATTCATCTATGCCCCTGAATGGTATTCCTGTAAACGATGGGTCCAACTATTCATGGCAACCCGGGCTTTCAGCAAATGCCAATTGGGTGCAACGTGGTGCACCTGCAGGTGTGCAAGGATCCTCTGGCAATCTTGCCCTGTCAGCCGAACAAGGTCAGGGTTTACGTACGATGGGATTGGTTTCCCAACAGGTTGATCAATCTATTTATGGTGTTCCTCACGCTGGGTTCAGAGAAAATCCAACTCAAATCTCTCAAATAGAAGTCGATAACTCTGCGATGCAGCGGATATCTTCTCATGTACATTCATTTTCAGGTAGCCTTTATTCTTCATTACAAGATCAGGGTAGTGTCCAGGATGGAACAATGGTTCCTAGACAGTCTGAGGATGTGGGTCATGGTTTAAGTAGTGGATTTAACTCAAATAACCTGCGTCAAGCGAACTCCCCACAAGGAAATGCGGCAATGGAGGAGCTCCACGGGAGGCAAGAGTTTGCTCGTTTGTCTGAAGGAACACGAGGGAAATCTTCATCATCAGTTGTTCCTTCTGAGGACGTTGCTACATTGGATCCCACTGAAGAGAGAATTTTGTTTGGTGCAGATGACAGTGTTTGGGGTGCCTTTAGTGCAGGAACCAACACAGTTGCAGCAGGCTTCAACATAGGTGACAATACAGGGTTTCACTCTGGATTTCCCTCTGTGCAAAGTGGGAGTTGGAGTGCACTTATGCAATCTGCCCTGGCAGAAACTTCTAGCGATAATCAAATAGATCAAGAAGAGTGGAGTAGTCTCAGTGGTCAGAATGTTCGGACCTCAAATAGGAATTCGAAGCCTTTAACACCAAATGATGGTATGAGACAGCAATCAGCTTGGAGTAATAACATCATGCACAGTACCTCTCCGAGTTCAAGACCGTTGCAGTTGTCTGATAATGTTGCAAAGAGTGGCGGTTCCTCGGGTGCTTCTAGATTGTGGCAATCCGATCTGGGGGCCTCCCAAGGACAGAGTGAGAATATGCGAACTGATTCTTCtgaaaaatttgagaattttcaaGCTGATTCTCAGAGAGTTATTAATGATTTTGCAGATGGAAACAGGTTGTTTGAGCGGAGCCATCTGCAAAGGCATTCTTCCGAAGGTAGCCAGGTTTGTGGAAATGTTTCTAATGCTTCGGATgctgaaggaaagaaaatcatcTCCGGATCTTGGACTGATCCACAGGGCATGTTTTCATCAAATCATGGGGATCGACATAGTAGACCAAATGGCTGGAATGTTATTGACTCCACATTGCCTGTTGAGCATGCTAATACAAAGAGCCATCCTAGGGAATACTCACTAATGTCTTTCCAGGATGACAATCTTAACAGACGCATGCATGAAGAAGTTGGTCATGAAGTTGCTATTTCTAGACCTGACAAAGTTCCTGCCATGACATTGGAGCATGTAAAGTCAGATCATAGGCAAGATTCTACTGTAGAGACTGCTGGCATATCTAATTTGAGCAACAGAAGAGACACTGGAGAAAGTCCTCAACAGCTTCCTAAAAGTTATGGTTTTGATTTATGGAGACCTGTTGATTCTACAGTGAAAAGCAAAGGAAGCGAGGTTGAGGGAAATAATCGTAATAATATGGATAGAAGTGTTCAGGTTTCAGAATCTCTGGTAAACAACACAAGGCGTGATATGGAGAACTCAGATAAAAAGGATAACTTAGCCGGTGGATTTCGTCTGAATACATCCCTTAGGTCCACTGGTACTTTTGGAAACAATGTCTGGAAAGATGCTGGTGAGTCTCGAAATTCACGTGAGGACAAGCAAAACCAATTTGGTCGGGGTGCTCATAGTCAAAGGCCTGCTGGCATTCATAAATTTCAATATCATCCAATGGGTAATCTGGATGTAGACTCAGAATCTGCTTATGGAACTAATCATTTTGCACTTTCAAGGCCTATGGTTCAGCAGGTCTGTGGGGAAATTAGAAGTCCAGTTCCTGGGCAAGTTGGACATTCAAACTTCATGGATCGGGCTGATAGGAGTAGTGCAGGAATGGCTAAG GTTGACCCGAAAGGTGGAGAGGCAGTTCTAAAAGGAACTTCAGTCTATACATCTGATAGAGTACCCCCTCTTGAAAGATCTGTTGGTACTCCTTCAAATAACAATGCTCAATCAAG TCAAAAAATGCTGGAACTTCTTCATAAGGTGGATCTGTCGAGGGAGCATGGCGTTGCATCACGTTTCAGCTCTTCTGACAGGAATGAAGCAAATGAATCAGAAACTTCTGATGGATCAATCAGTCACCTTCAGCAAAACCAATCACCATCTTCTCAAGGTTTCGGTCTTCAGCTGGCCCCTCCTTCTCAATGGCTGAAAAATTCTGATCGTCCTTTAGATTCTCAGAGCTCGTCACCAGCTCTCACTCCACAAGGCGCTTTTCCATATCCTCGAGAAATGGGTCTTTCATCACTGGCTTCAACATCCTTGATCCAGTCTGCTTCTTTCAGGGGAACACCTCAAGGAGAATATAGGAGTAATGCTCCTAGTACATTAGGACAGAGCAGTAGCAGAGCTTCTCCATCTAACATTGAGGGAAATTTTGGTGTGCCTATTAATCAGAGATTACCTTTTCCGAGAAGTCATCTTCAAGATCAACGTGCCGGTGCTGGTGGAGGTACAGGTCATTCCATCTGTACATCTTCTGATGGGTTTCCTTTGCATCCAAGAGGGACGGACATCTCTGGGGATGGAGCCCAACTTAGTCAATCTGATCTTCCTTCAGATCCAAACATGTCGGCGAGTGCTTCAAAAACCAACAATGCTTTTGCTGCTGAGGGAGGCCGACTTTATACTGCAAGACAAGCCCACAGTGGATTGTCTCAGCAGTTCAATCCATTCGAGGCAGTGTCATCATCTCAGTCTTCTGTTAATTTTGGCTTCCCTCAACAGGTTCCATCTTCAAAAGTGTTGCCCAACCTCTGGAATGGCAGCTCAAATCAGCAACAGTTACTAAGCTCTGTACCTGGAAATGATAATCTACGTTTGTTGGAGTCCCATCTTAAATCAAACAGTAAGGTAGAGTCGAGCTACTCTGGCACGTCTTCTGGAAAGTTGGAAGGCCTAGTTCCAGAGGAGCAGGCTGGGAGAGAATGTTCATCTGAGATTCCTGATCGTGTTCAGAGTTCATTGCAGGTGAACGAAGCTTTAACAAAGCATGTTTCTGATGCATCTCTTCCCAAACCTGCTTCATCTCAAGGAGAGATTGAAGCATTTGGCCGTTATTTGAAGCCTAATGATTTTGTAAACAGAAAGTACTCCTTATTGCATCAGGTGCAGGCTACAAAAAGCGCAGAGGCTGATTTTGATCATGATGAGCGGAGCGCAAAAAGATTAAAGGGTCCAGAGAATAGTCTGGATTCTCAGCCAGTCAGTCTGAAGGGAGAGAAGCATGTTTCTCATGGATATGGTCCTCCGGTGGTAGAAAATTCAGCTGGTCACACCCCAGTTCTCAGTGGGGATACTGCGATGTTAAGCTTTTCAGTAAAGCCAGGGGACAATCGGGGCATTGCCGAGGCTTCCCCTGATATTGCCACATTTCAGAGAAATGAGATGCAGAGTTCCTCTACTAGCAGTAACTTAGCTGCCATTAGAGGCGATCATCCTAATATtagtcctcaaatggcaccatCGTGGTTTGAGCAATACGCGACTTTGAAAAATGGTCAGGTCTTGCAAACGTATGATGCAAGGAGGATGGCTGCCTTTGGTGCGAGTCCACTTGGTGGTGTCTGCAATAGTATGGCTCCCTCTTCAACAACCAGTGAACATCATTCACTGCCTCCAGAAGACATGGCTTCAAAAATGCTTATGAAACGGAAAAAACGTAAACATACCATGTGTGGAATTCTGTCTTGGCACAAGGAAGTAGCGGAGGGAGCCAGAAGTATTCAAGATGTTAG AGTGGCAGAAGCAGAATGGGCCATGGCTGCTAATATGCTGGTCGAGAAG GTTGACAGTGAGGGTGACATGAATGAAGATGGACTGCCAATGCGTAGACCTAAGAGAAGGCTATCCCTGACTACACAACTGATGCAACTGACTTTTCGGCCTCCCCCGGCAGTGTTTCTCACTGCAGATGCTGCTTCACAGTATGAGAACGTTGCCTATTTCACGAGTAGATTAACATTGGGGGATGCATGCGGCATAATCTCCTGCTCAAGCAGTGTTCCTGTTGTGTCCCCTATAAGTGAAAATTC CCTGTTCAAAATTACCAAAGAAGCAGAGCATCCTGGTGATGAGCGTTTTGCAAAGGCTGTGGAAGAGTTGGTTGGTAGAACAAGGAGCCTGGAGAACGAATTATCAAG ACTGGACAAGAGATCTTCGATTGTTGACCTGCGAGTGGAATGCCAAGATCTGGAGAAATTCTCTGTAATAAATCGTTTTGCCAAGTTCCATGGCAGGGGACAGGTTGATGGGACTGGGACATCATCTTCTGATGCTTCTAGTGCTCTGAAAGTCTGCCCTCAGAGATATGTCACTGCGCTTCCGATCCCTAGAAACCTCCCTGACAGAGTGCAATGCCTTCCACTTTGA
- the LOC115734606 gene encoding uncharacterized protein LOC115734606 isoform X1 — translation MPGNGVGDRDHNFFGQENLSHGQGRLEAVDRNWPGLSNNFLAGSQRQSGFPLNPDLKNYTVQQSDIDARHGTSFQVSHGLSFTQPNLQPEFNGSPFQNMPSLNGYIQGHHFFPAGQNEANLLGVDTESGQHNLGSRGLPVLDSQQGRDTELQKRNPAKSLNAENPVNFQLLGRQEHMGVHHPAVLQSFQGQQTSISDMQLLQQQLMLKQLQDSQRQQLQQQEILRKSSPNHLLSLAKPALTNHSSMPLNGIPVNDGSNYSWQPGLSANANWVQRGAPAGVQGSSGNLALSAEQGQGLRTMGLVSQQVDQSIYGVPHAGFRENPTQISQIEVDNSAMQRISSHVHSFSGSLYSSLQDQGSVQDGTMVPRQSEDVGHGLSSGFNSNNLRQANSPQGNAAMEELHGRQEFARLSEGTRGKSSSSVVPSEDVATLDPTEERILFGADDSVWGAFSAGTNTVAAGFNIGDNTGFHSGFPSVQSGSWSALMQSALAETSSDNQIDQEEWSSLSGQNVRTSNRNSKPLTPNDGMRQQSAWSNNIMHSTSPSSRPLQLSDNVAKSGGSSGASRLWQSDLGASQGQSENMRTDSSEKFENFQADSQRVINDFADGNRLFERSHLQRHSSEGSQVCGNVSNASDAEGKKIISGSWTDPQGMFSSNHGDRHSRPNGWNVIDSTLPVEHANTKSHPREYSLMSFQDDNLNRRMHEEVGHEVAISRPDKVPAMTLEHVKSDHRQDSTVETAGISNLSNRRDTGESPQQLPKSYGFDLWRPVDSTVKSKGSEVEGNNRNNMDRSVQVSESLVNNTRRDMENSDKKDNLAGGFRLNTSLRSTGTFGNNVWKDAGESRNSREDKQNQFGRGAHSQRPAGIHKFQYHPMGNLDVDSESAYGTNHFALSRPMVQQVCGEIRSPVPGQVGHSNFMDRADRSSAGMAKVDPKGGEAVLKGTSVYTSDRVPPLERSVGTPSNNNAQSSQKMLELLHKVDLSREHGVASRFSSSDRNEANESETSDGSISHLQQNQSPSSQGFGLQLAPPSQWLKNSDRPLDSQSSSPALTPQGAFPYPREMGLSSLASTSLIQSASFRGTPQGEYRSNAPSTLGQSSSRASPSNIEGNFGVPINQRLPFPRSHLQDQRAGAGGGTGHSICTSSDGFPLHPRGTDISGDGAQLSQSDLPSDPNMSASASKTNNAFAAEGGRLYTARQAHSGLSQQFNPFEAVSSSQSSVNFGFPQQVPSSKVLPNLWNGSSNQQQLLSSVPGNDNLRLLESHLKSNSKVESSYSGTSSGKLEGLVPEEQAGRECSSEIPDRVQSSLQVNEALTKHVSDASLPKPASSQGEIEAFGRYLKPNDFVNRKYSLLHQVQATKSAEADFDHDERSAKRLKGPENSLDSQPVSLKGEKHVSHGYGPPVVENSAGHTPVLSGDTAMLSFSVKPGDNRGIAEASPDIATFQRNEMQSSSTSSNLAAIRGDHPNISPQMAPSWFEQYATLKNGQVLQTYDARRMAAFGASPLGGVCNSMAPSSTTSEHHSLPPEDMASKMLMKRKKRKHTMCGILSWHKEVAEGARSIQDVRVAEAEWAMAANMLVEKVDSEGDMNEDGLPMRRPKRRLSLTTQLMQLTFRPPPAVFLTADAASQYENVAYFTSRLTLGDACGIISCSSSVPVVSPISENSSLFKITKEAEHPGDERFAKAVEELVGRTRSLENELSRLDKRSSIVDLRVECQDLEKFSVINRFAKFHGRGQVDGTGTSSSDASSALKVCPQRYVTALPIPRNLPDRVQCLPL, via the exons ATGCCTGGCAACGGAGTTGGAGACAGGGATCAcaatttttttggccaagaaAACTTATCCCATGGTCAGGGTCGCCTGGAGGCTGTGGACAGGAACTGGCCAGGACTAAGTAACAATTTCTTGGCTGGGAGCCAGAGACAAAGTGGGTTTCCTCTTAATCCTGATTTAAAGAATTACACTGTGCAGCAATCAG ATATTGATGCACGGCATGGGACTTCTTTCCAGGTGTCACATGGCTTGAGTTTTACACAGCCAAACTTGCAGCCTGAATTTAATGGAAGCCCATTCCAAAACATGCCATCTTTGAATGGCTATATACAAGGGCATCATTTTTTTCCAGCTGGCCAGAATGAAGCAAACTTGTTGGGCGTGGACACAGAATCTGGTCAGCACAATTTGGGATCTAGGGGCTTGCCTGTTCTTGATTCCCAGCAAGGGAGAGACACTGAGCTTCAAAAAAGGAATCCTGCAAAGTCTCTAAATGCTGAAAATCCTGTCAATTTTCAGCTTTTGGGACGTCAAGAGCATATGGGAGTTCATCATCCTGCAGTCTTGCAATCTTTTCAGGGCCAACAAACTAGTATTAGTGACATGCAGCTGCTGCAGCAACAACTGATGCTCAAGCAATTACAAGATTCTCAAAGGCAGCAGCTACAGCAACAAGAAATTTTGAGAAAGAGTTCCCCGAATCACCTTTTATCTTTGGCTAAACCTGCTTTGACAAACCATTCATCTATGCCCCTGAATGGTATTCCTGTAAACGATGGGTCCAACTATTCATGGCAACCCGGGCTTTCAGCAAATGCCAATTGGGTGCAACGTGGTGCACCTGCAGGTGTGCAAGGATCCTCTGGCAATCTTGCCCTGTCAGCCGAACAAGGTCAGGGTTTACGTACGATGGGATTGGTTTCCCAACAGGTTGATCAATCTATTTATGGTGTTCCTCACGCTGGGTTCAGAGAAAATCCAACTCAAATCTCTCAAATAGAAGTCGATAACTCTGCGATGCAGCGGATATCTTCTCATGTACATTCATTTTCAGGTAGCCTTTATTCTTCATTACAAGATCAGGGTAGTGTCCAGGATGGAACAATGGTTCCTAGACAGTCTGAGGATGTGGGTCATGGTTTAAGTAGTGGATTTAACTCAAATAACCTGCGTCAAGCGAACTCCCCACAAGGAAATGCGGCAATGGAGGAGCTCCACGGGAGGCAAGAGTTTGCTCGTTTGTCTGAAGGAACACGAGGGAAATCTTCATCATCAGTTGTTCCTTCTGAGGACGTTGCTACATTGGATCCCACTGAAGAGAGAATTTTGTTTGGTGCAGATGACAGTGTTTGGGGTGCCTTTAGTGCAGGAACCAACACAGTTGCAGCAGGCTTCAACATAGGTGACAATACAGGGTTTCACTCTGGATTTCCCTCTGTGCAAAGTGGGAGTTGGAGTGCACTTATGCAATCTGCCCTGGCAGAAACTTCTAGCGATAATCAAATAGATCAAGAAGAGTGGAGTAGTCTCAGTGGTCAGAATGTTCGGACCTCAAATAGGAATTCGAAGCCTTTAACACCAAATGATGGTATGAGACAGCAATCAGCTTGGAGTAATAACATCATGCACAGTACCTCTCCGAGTTCAAGACCGTTGCAGTTGTCTGATAATGTTGCAAAGAGTGGCGGTTCCTCGGGTGCTTCTAGATTGTGGCAATCCGATCTGGGGGCCTCCCAAGGACAGAGTGAGAATATGCGAACTGATTCTTCtgaaaaatttgagaattttcaaGCTGATTCTCAGAGAGTTATTAATGATTTTGCAGATGGAAACAGGTTGTTTGAGCGGAGCCATCTGCAAAGGCATTCTTCCGAAGGTAGCCAGGTTTGTGGAAATGTTTCTAATGCTTCGGATgctgaaggaaagaaaatcatcTCCGGATCTTGGACTGATCCACAGGGCATGTTTTCATCAAATCATGGGGATCGACATAGTAGACCAAATGGCTGGAATGTTATTGACTCCACATTGCCTGTTGAGCATGCTAATACAAAGAGCCATCCTAGGGAATACTCACTAATGTCTTTCCAGGATGACAATCTTAACAGACGCATGCATGAAGAAGTTGGTCATGAAGTTGCTATTTCTAGACCTGACAAAGTTCCTGCCATGACATTGGAGCATGTAAAGTCAGATCATAGGCAAGATTCTACTGTAGAGACTGCTGGCATATCTAATTTGAGCAACAGAAGAGACACTGGAGAAAGTCCTCAACAGCTTCCTAAAAGTTATGGTTTTGATTTATGGAGACCTGTTGATTCTACAGTGAAAAGCAAAGGAAGCGAGGTTGAGGGAAATAATCGTAATAATATGGATAGAAGTGTTCAGGTTTCAGAATCTCTGGTAAACAACACAAGGCGTGATATGGAGAACTCAGATAAAAAGGATAACTTAGCCGGTGGATTTCGTCTGAATACATCCCTTAGGTCCACTGGTACTTTTGGAAACAATGTCTGGAAAGATGCTGGTGAGTCTCGAAATTCACGTGAGGACAAGCAAAACCAATTTGGTCGGGGTGCTCATAGTCAAAGGCCTGCTGGCATTCATAAATTTCAATATCATCCAATGGGTAATCTGGATGTAGACTCAGAATCTGCTTATGGAACTAATCATTTTGCACTTTCAAGGCCTATGGTTCAGCAGGTCTGTGGGGAAATTAGAAGTCCAGTTCCTGGGCAAGTTGGACATTCAAACTTCATGGATCGGGCTGATAGGAGTAGTGCAGGAATGGCTAAG GTTGACCCGAAAGGTGGAGAGGCAGTTCTAAAAGGAACTTCAGTCTATACATCTGATAGAGTACCCCCTCTTGAAAGATCTGTTGGTACTCCTTCAAATAACAATGCTCAATCAAG TCAAAAAATGCTGGAACTTCTTCATAAGGTGGATCTGTCGAGGGAGCATGGCGTTGCATCACGTTTCAGCTCTTCTGACAGGAATGAAGCAAATGAATCAGAAACTTCTGATGGATCAATCAGTCACCTTCAGCAAAACCAATCACCATCTTCTCAAGGTTTCGGTCTTCAGCTGGCCCCTCCTTCTCAATGGCTGAAAAATTCTGATCGTCCTTTAGATTCTCAGAGCTCGTCACCAGCTCTCACTCCACAAGGCGCTTTTCCATATCCTCGAGAAATGGGTCTTTCATCACTGGCTTCAACATCCTTGATCCAGTCTGCTTCTTTCAGGGGAACACCTCAAGGAGAATATAGGAGTAATGCTCCTAGTACATTAGGACAGAGCAGTAGCAGAGCTTCTCCATCTAACATTGAGGGAAATTTTGGTGTGCCTATTAATCAGAGATTACCTTTTCCGAGAAGTCATCTTCAAGATCAACGTGCCGGTGCTGGTGGAGGTACAGGTCATTCCATCTGTACATCTTCTGATGGGTTTCCTTTGCATCCAAGAGGGACGGACATCTCTGGGGATGGAGCCCAACTTAGTCAATCTGATCTTCCTTCAGATCCAAACATGTCGGCGAGTGCTTCAAAAACCAACAATGCTTTTGCTGCTGAGGGAGGCCGACTTTATACTGCAAGACAAGCCCACAGTGGATTGTCTCAGCAGTTCAATCCATTCGAGGCAGTGTCATCATCTCAGTCTTCTGTTAATTTTGGCTTCCCTCAACAGGTTCCATCTTCAAAAGTGTTGCCCAACCTCTGGAATGGCAGCTCAAATCAGCAACAGTTACTAAGCTCTGTACCTGGAAATGATAATCTACGTTTGTTGGAGTCCCATCTTAAATCAAACAGTAAGGTAGAGTCGAGCTACTCTGGCACGTCTTCTGGAAAGTTGGAAGGCCTAGTTCCAGAGGAGCAGGCTGGGAGAGAATGTTCATCTGAGATTCCTGATCGTGTTCAGAGTTCATTGCAGGTGAACGAAGCTTTAACAAAGCATGTTTCTGATGCATCTCTTCCCAAACCTGCTTCATCTCAAGGAGAGATTGAAGCATTTGGCCGTTATTTGAAGCCTAATGATTTTGTAAACAGAAAGTACTCCTTATTGCATCAGGTGCAGGCTACAAAAAGCGCAGAGGCTGATTTTGATCATGATGAGCGGAGCGCAAAAAGATTAAAGGGTCCAGAGAATAGTCTGGATTCTCAGCCAGTCAGTCTGAAGGGAGAGAAGCATGTTTCTCATGGATATGGTCCTCCGGTGGTAGAAAATTCAGCTGGTCACACCCCAGTTCTCAGTGGGGATACTGCGATGTTAAGCTTTTCAGTAAAGCCAGGGGACAATCGGGGCATTGCCGAGGCTTCCCCTGATATTGCCACATTTCAGAGAAATGAGATGCAGAGTTCCTCTACTAGCAGTAACTTAGCTGCCATTAGAGGCGATCATCCTAATATtagtcctcaaatggcaccatCGTGGTTTGAGCAATACGCGACTTTGAAAAATGGTCAGGTCTTGCAAACGTATGATGCAAGGAGGATGGCTGCCTTTGGTGCGAGTCCACTTGGTGGTGTCTGCAATAGTATGGCTCCCTCTTCAACAACCAGTGAACATCATTCACTGCCTCCAGAAGACATGGCTTCAAAAATGCTTATGAAACGGAAAAAACGTAAACATACCATGTGTGGAATTCTGTCTTGGCACAAGGAAGTAGCGGAGGGAGCCAGAAGTATTCAAGATGTTAG AGTGGCAGAAGCAGAATGGGCCATGGCTGCTAATATGCTGGTCGAGAAG GTTGACAGTGAGGGTGACATGAATGAAGATGGACTGCCAATGCGTAGACCTAAGAGAAGGCTATCCCTGACTACACAACTGATGCAACTGACTTTTCGGCCTCCCCCGGCAGTGTTTCTCACTGCAGATGCTGCTTCACAGTATGAGAACGTTGCCTATTTCACGAGTAGATTAACATTGGGGGATGCATGCGGCATAATCTCCTGCTCAAGCAGTGTTCCTGTTGTGTCCCCTATAAGTGAAAATTC TAGCCTGTTCAAAATTACCAAAGAAGCAGAGCATCCTGGTGATGAGCGTTTTGCAAAGGCTGTGGAAGAGTTGGTTGGTAGAACAAGGAGCCTGGAGAACGAATTATCAAG ACTGGACAAGAGATCTTCGATTGTTGACCTGCGAGTGGAATGCCAAGATCTGGAGAAATTCTCTGTAATAAATCGTTTTGCCAAGTTCCATGGCAGGGGACAGGTTGATGGGACTGGGACATCATCTTCTGATGCTTCTAGTGCTCTGAAAGTCTGCCCTCAGAGATATGTCACTGCGCTTCCGATCCCTAGAAACCTCCCTGACAGAGTGCAATGCCTTCCACTTTGA